The Candidatus Nitrosocaldus cavascurensis genome segment CTTCCCATTATTATATAAACCGCATATTACTAACCACGGTGATAAATCTTCCATTCTACCTTTGATCTCCCGTTTGAGAGAAAATATAGTATCTACTAGTTCGAGTATACGCTGGATTTTTTCGTTATCTGAGAGTTTAATATCTTTATCAAAACCACTCTCTTCTTTTGTGTATATTCCTACTCTATTCACATCTATAACCACATTATATGTATAGAAATCTTTCTTCTCTTCAATAGTAACAGGATTGCTTCCACTTCCACCAGCACGTTTCATCATATCTAAATTGGCCATAAAGTGCGAATCATAATTGTAAGGGGTAAGAGATATAGCATGTGAGATCTTTACAGGAGAAACTCGTGACAGCGCACCCTTCTCTTCCTCCACTCTTCCCTTTTCAGCAATCATAAATCCAAAGAGATCGAACTCAGGAAAGTTCAATATTTCCCCCTTCTTTACTAAATCTCTACTTGCATGAACAACAACATCTTCTCTACTTAACTCATTTCTTCCAGCTAACTTCCACTTATCGGGGAATAATTTTTCTGCATGGTGTAATATGCTGTAACGTAGAGCGTATCTACTAACCAGTATATATTGTCTACCATCCCACTTTGTTATCTTCTTTAACTCTTGGTAATTGCTACCGCCCTGATCATAGTTTAGGGAGTTTGCATAGAATACTATATCAAATACGATGTATTTCCTATCACTATTGCCACTTTGCTTATCTTCTCCTTTATTCATTCTTATTTCCTCCTTTCTCATCCTCTTTGGGCGAATACGTAGACATTATGCCCAGTATTATACTATACGCAAAGTTTATAAATATTTCGTCTGGCATTGTATCATAATTCTTTTGGAGAATGTGTGAAAAATAATGAGAACCCTCTTTTGGTTTATTGATAGTCTTTAATAATATATAGAAGAACTCACCTTGATCTTTATTTTTTACAGCTTCTAATAACTGATATACGAGTCTCTGCTTATAATTATCGCTTACATTCTTGAAGTATTTACTAGCAGCATCCTTCAATTCTTCAAGATCCAATCTTAATTTCTCATCTCCAATAACCCTCTGCCAATAATACCTATACTCTTGCCCTCTATCGATCCTGCTCATCATTCTCACCTCCGCTCAGGAGCCCCATTGTAAGGGCCAACCCATATACCCTAAAAGTAGTAGGGTTAGATATAATCTTTTCCTGAAGATATTTAATTAGATTGTAGTTTATGCATAGTTCATTCTTTGCATTTAGGTGATGTAATAAGATATTCATATACATATTCTTATCTTCTGCTTGCAAGGCATCAAGTAATGCTAACGCCAGATTCTTTCTCTGCTTTATATCATCGTCTATGCCTTTAAGCAATCCAATAGTATAAGATACAGTTCTTACTTCTTCTTTTATATCCCTCACAATATTCCTATAATTACTAGAAGGAGCAGAAAATACTCTATTATCACTAGACGCTCTCAACTCTAAGACCTTTGCATCTACTATGAGTGGATACAATAAAAAGCTTATGCTATTTTCTGACTTAATTTTATATGCTATATGTTGGTGGATATGGGGGTAGAGAGGGTTTCCCTTTATGAACTCTTCTAAAATCCAGACGTATTCAGTTTCACCTTCACCTATTTTAATAGATCTATTTAATTGCTCTCTTATTTTGTCATCCAATAGTATAGTTGCTTGTAGTTTTGGTATGCCTATATATTCAACACCTTCCTGTGTTTGGTTATCTAGTCTTTTGTAACTTATGATGTACATATTCTGTAGGCTCCACTCTGATTTATGCTCCACCAATACATCTATAAGAGAACCCCATATTCTTGCAAGAATTGTATTGCTCTTATTCTTATTCCCATCCTCTTGCATTAGTCTAAGCCTTCTATTGACCTTATAGCATAACTCTATATCGTTTGAATAGAAGACTATATTTTTATTAACTACCCTTATGAATCCATAGATAAAACAAAGCAGGTATACGAATAGAAACGGTATGTGGATTATACGACTCTCAAGATTTGTATAGAATATGTTAGGAAAATCATCAGTTGATGGGAGAAGCTTATTAACAGTTTTATCTATCTTTCTTAGAATATCGGTTTCTTCTTTACCTGAATAAGAGATTGCGTTAAACAAAGAATTTTTTTGTTTATTATGATCAAGAGAGTTATTAAAGAATAGGAAATTAGTATAAAAGCTAGTCGATATTGGAAGCCTTGTTCCTTCCCACCTCCACTTTTTGTATAGTTTACAAATGAAGTCATCCCATACTTTGTTAAATATCTCTTCTTTACTATACTTTTTATTATTTAGTTCATTTTCTAACTCATATGCCATCTTCTTGACATCCATCTTCCACTCATCTATCTTTTTATTGATAAATTTATTGCTAGGTATCTTACTAAAATATGCAAATGGATAGTAGCCATAATAGACTCTCTCTTGAGACTTGGTTAGCTCCTCCTCTAATTTCTTCAAATTCCACCCATAAACCTCTTCCATTAAGTTGATGAAGCCTAGTATTCCTACATCTATAAACCAGTTACCAGTAAAATTTAATCTGTTAGTTAGCATCTGCGACTGATTTATACCCATTTATACTAAATTCTTAGACTGTATATTTATACATTTCTACTAAAAGAATCGGATATAATCGTAGATTCTATCTGATTTTGATCAATTATAGTTTAAAATATATAATTAGAACTGATTATTCTTCTATTATTCTTCTTCGTTAATAGTATATAGATAAACTAGTAATGAAGCAACACTCCGTTTAACAGTTCTTTAATTAGATTAGATTCATAAAACCAAACCCAAGAGAATTCCTCTCCCCAAATCCACAATCCAACCCAAATTGGACTAACTCACTAACCGGTTCATAAAATATAAACTCCCATAATGTACCTATCACTATATGCTCATTGCCATGAATATTCAACTTTAGAGAGACCTGTTTCTTGAATATTAATCTATCTATTATAAATTCTCTAGTGAGTACAGTACCAGTAAACTCTTCATATTTCTTGTACAGATTGCTCTCTAACTGATCTATAAATAACTCAAATGGATGCTCCTTTCTCCAATAGATATACTTATAAGGATATCGTAGATTTAGATAAAATTTTTCATACTTCAACCTTGGTATTCTTATTATTATTGGAGTGGCCGTTATTAACCTAACCGTTTCGCCTCTATAACTCCTTCTCTTTATCTGATAATCTATGGTTTCTATATTCTTTAGTAAGAACTTCATATTACCAATACCAATTAGAGATCTATTCTTATATTCCTTGAGTCTATCTGTTATATAATCTATAAACTCCTTGCTAGGAGAAGAGATGAGCAGATACT includes the following:
- the cas7i gene encoding type I-B CRISPR-associated protein Cas7/Cst2/DevR, with the translated sequence MRKEEIRMNKGEDKQSGNSDRKYIVFDIVFYANSLNYDQGGSNYQELKKITKWDGRQYILVSRYALRYSILHHAEKLFPDKWKLAGRNELSREDVVVHASRDLVKKGEILNFPEFDLFGFMIAEKGRVEEEKGALSRVSPVKISHAISLTPYNYDSHFMANLDMMKRAGGSGSNPVTIEEKKDFYTYNVVIDVNRVGIYTKEESGFDKDIKLSDNEKIQRILELVDTIFSLKREIKGRMEDLSPWLVICGLYNNGKYETFLDKIELAKSHVYKIITKTKKYTDSDGRNIEEVENEIVKNDTPKFIIDIDNYEPINNLKELKERIVSFLEDKIDNSNILIYKRKNIEIIPTK
- the cas6 gene encoding CRISPR-associated endoribonuclease Cas6 gives rise to the protein MRILLKLESTRDQRYQLDYHYSVQGFIYNLLKGSRFEDLHDKDGYKFFCFSNIFPYSSMMKKGEKKYLLISSPSKEFIDYITDRLKEYKNRSLIGIGNMKFLLKNIETIDYQIKRRSYRGETVRLITATPIIIRIPRLKYEKFYLNLRYPYKYIYWRKEHPFELFIDQLESNLYKKYEEFTGTVLTREFIIDRLIFKKQVSLKLNIHGNEHIVIGTLWEFIFYEPVSELVQFGLDCGFGERNSLGFGFMNLI